The Proteiniborus ethanoligenes region CAGATCAATCTTTAGAATTTTATTATAAGAAAAATGCTACTGGGTTTATTAGAAAAGTTGAGGATTCTGATACATGGTTAATATAAAATGGGGGCGTTAGATAAATGTATTTAAAAGTAATTTTATCATCATTTGAAGGTGAAAAAATCAAGTTACCTTTACAATATAATTACTATGTACAAAGCATGATTTACAAACTACTTGAAAAAGAAATGGCAGAATTTCTTCATGAGAAAGGGTTTGAGCTCGAGAAAAGGCGATTTAAAATGTTTTGTTTTTCTCAATTAATGGGTAATTATAAAATTTACAGAGAAAAAAAAGAGATTGTTTTTGATAGTCAAGTTGATTTATACATTTCATCACCTATGGAGGAATTTTTAGCGCAATTAAGTAATTCTTTTTTACTCAATGATAATATAAAATTATGTAACAATGCTCTTGTAGTTAAGAGCGTAAAAATTGAAAAATATAGTTTTGAAGATACTAAAGTAGTAGTTCAGACTCTAGCACCAGTTACTGTTTATAGCACTCTATATAAGGCAGATGGCGGCAAATTTACATGTTATTATAATCCAATAGATAAAGAATTTAAAAAACTTGTTGCAGACAATATATATAAAAAATATAAAGCATATTTTGAAAAAGAACCTATCAACAAGGAATTTTCTATAACAGCTATAGGTAAACCTAAATTACATGTTTTAAATTATAAAGGGATATTAATAAAAGGATATTCAGGTAGATTTGTTTTAGAAGGGGATAGGGAATTGATAAAATTAGCCTTGAATTCAGGGCTGGGTAGCAAAAACAGTCAAGGATTTGGCTTTATAAAACTCGTTTAGTGTTTCAAAATAATTCGCATATTATGGTGGTGGGTTATGGAAGCTAGAGAAGAAATAAAGGTAACTGGAACTCTGATATGGTATTATTATATTTGTAAGCG contains the following coding sequences:
- the cas6 gene encoding CRISPR-associated endoribonuclease Cas6; the protein is MYLKVILSSFEGEKIKLPLQYNYYVQSMIYKLLEKEMAEFLHEKGFELEKRRFKMFCFSQLMGNYKIYREKKEIVFDSQVDLYISSPMEEFLAQLSNSFLLNDNIKLCNNALVVKSVKIEKYSFEDTKVVVQTLAPVTVYSTLYKADGGKFTCYYNPIDKEFKKLVADNIYKKYKAYFEKEPINKEFSITAIGKPKLHVLNYKGILIKGYSGRFVLEGDRELIKLALNSGLGSKNSQGFGFIKLV